From the Manis javanica isolate MJ-LG chromosome 13, MJ_LKY, whole genome shotgun sequence genome, one window contains:
- the LRP11 gene encoding low-density lipoprotein receptor-related protein 11 isoform X3, whose protein sequence is MVSGGSAVHFASPEQSLRLPGFAARTPPLPSERTGPFERIQRAEEKAGGAVGGPRAGGAVGGAWAGGMHVPGCPCARRPPRCAEELPRRKPREGRGTARGRARYASRCRGPRWRLRARGLGVAVRPRAGSALRPQEGLSAGTRRLPRHLRLRLGSLPQPPAAMACAARQSAGSGHTGPPRHRALRGLLLLCLWLPSGRAAGPPSASLSELHAQLSGVEQLLEEFRRQLQQQRPQEELELELRAGGGPREDCPGAGGGGYSAMPDAIIRTKDSLAAGASFLRAPAAVRDWRQCVAACCSEPGCSLAVVELSPRPALGCYLFNCTARGRSVCKFAPRRGYSSYSFSRIRQGGQKEQEAGVPATARASSRLEKDNPPLSKAGQDVVLHLPMDGVILDGRRSTDDHAIIQYEWTLLQGDPSVDMKVPQPGTLKLSHLQEGTYTFQLTVMDTAGQRSSDNVSVTVLPTTFSTGGCLNTCSRYHFFCDDGCCIDITLACDGMEQCPDGSDEAFCQNLSLDQKKVTHTATAQPRTTGQSKDTAGGSLAEKSQKATAPDQPPVSSPTEKRNHSAFGAPENQADPVKPDDGSSGKNRKEENYYIFESKSDQGRGEHPAPETDKGKEGLRLSPCPDVSREP, encoded by the exons ATGGTGTCTGGTGGTTCCGCAGTTCACTTCGCTTCTCCGGAGCAGTCCCTGAGGTTGCCAGGATTTGCGGCGAGAACACCTCCCCTTCCCTCGGAGCGCACGGGGCCTTTCGAGCGGATACAGCGGGCGGAGGAGAAGGCCGGCGGTGCGGTGGGCGGGCCCAGGGCGGGCGGTGCGGTGGGCGGGGCCTGGGCGGGCGGGATGCACGTCCCCGGGTGCCCGTGCGCCCGGAGGCCGCCTCGCTGTGCCGAAGAGCTGCCGCGCCGAAAGCCTCGGGAAGGACGAGGAACGGCGCGAGGCCGGGCACGATATGCCTCCCGCTGCCGTGGTCCCCGCTGGCGCCTGCGCGCCCGCGGCCTCGGAGTCGCAGTTCGGCCGCGGGCAGGCAGCGCTTTGAGGCCCCAGGAGGGCCTCAGCGCCGGCACTCGCCGCCTTCCCCGCCACCTGCGGCTCCGCCTCGGCTCGCTTCCTCAGCCGCCGGCCGCCATGGCGTGTGCCGCCCGGCAGAGCGCAGGCTCGGGACACACGGGACCTCCGCGGCACCGGGCGCTGCGCGGCCTGCTGTTGCTCTGTCTGTGGCTGCCGAGCGGCCGCGCGGCCGGACCGCCGTCCGCGTCGCTGTCCGAGCTGCACGCGCAGCTCTCGGGCGTGGAGCAGCTGCTGGAGGAGTTCCGCCGGCAGCTGCAGCAGCAGCGGCCCCaggaggagctggagctggagctgcgCGCGGGCGGCGGCCCCAGGGAGGACTGCccgggcgcgggcggcggcggctaCAGCGCCATGCCCGACGCCATCATCCGCACCAAGGACTCCCTCGCGGCCGGCGCCAGCTTCCTGCGGGCGCCGGCGGCCGTGCGGGACTGGCGGCAGTGCGTGGCGGCCTGCTGCTCCGAGCCGGGCTGCTCCCTGGCGGTAGTAGAGCTGTCTCCGCGACCCGCGCTGGGCTGCTACCTCTTCAACTGCACCGCGCGCGGCCGCAGCGTCTGCAAGTTCGCGCCGCGCCGCGGCTACAGCAGCTACAGCTTCAGTCGCATCCGGCAGGGCGGGCAGAAAGAACAGGAAGCTGGCGTCCCGGCCACGGCCCGGGCCTCGTCTCGGCTGG aaaaagacaaTCCCCCGCTTAGCAAGGCCGGGCAGGACGTGGTTTTGCATCTCCCCATGGATGGGGTGATTTTGGATGGCCGCAGGAGCACAGATGACCACGCCATCATCCAGTATGAGTGGACACTGCTGCAGGGTGACCCCTCAGTGGACATGAAA GTCCCTCAACCAGGAACCCTGAAACTGTCCCACTTACAGGAAGGAACGTACACCTTTCAGCTCACTGTGATGGACACTGCCGGCCAGAGAAGCTCTGACAATGTCTCCGTGACCGTGCTTCCCACGACCTTCTCCACAGGAG GATGCCTCAACACTTGCTCACGCTACCACTTCTTCTGTGATGATGGCTGTTGCATTGACATCACACTGGCCTGCGATGGAATGGAGCAGTGTCCTGATGGGTCGGACGAAGCTTTCTGTCAAAATT TGAGCCTTGACCAGAAGAAGGTGACTCACACAGCAACTGCCCAGCCTAGAACCACAGGACAGAGCAAAGACACAGCAGGGGGCTCCTTAGCGGAGAAGTCCCAGAAAGCCACTGCCCCAGACCAGCCACCTGTGTCATCACCCACAGAAAAGAGGAATCATTCTGCCTTCGGGGCACCAGAGAATCAAGCTGATCCTGTAAAACCAG